A genomic region of Staphylococcus roterodami contains the following coding sequences:
- a CDS encoding GntR family transcriptional regulator translates to MEVGYVTQTQPKFLTIYNTLYKEIQIGKYPSGHALPTEKELCARFEVSRMTLRQAIKLLAEDGIVESTRGKGHFVIPQTNAQHASSMDQFKHPLDQILLAKVSMSSINYRVDLESEYTNHLFANHPSAVIAMERYYQKKDNHSKKADAFCFTFIPLNVIDTFKVNTQNEEDMKTFVEQTIYNNAYQSDLKMSITKAPHFKNQSHVFDGDMHCWLIIETLYAQTPYPIVINKWYIPQDISELTLTRIRQSDY, encoded by the coding sequence ATGGAGGTTGGCTACGTGACGCAAACACAACCAAAATTTTTAACGATTTATAATACGTTATATAAAGAAATTCAAATTGGAAAGTATCCTAGTGGCCATGCACTGCCTACTGAAAAGGAACTATGTGCACGTTTTGAAGTAAGTCGGATGACATTGCGCCAAGCAATTAAATTGCTAGCTGAAGACGGTATTGTAGAAAGTACTAGAGGGAAAGGACACTTCGTCATACCACAAACGAATGCCCAACACGCGTCGAGCATGGATCAATTCAAACATCCACTTGATCAAATATTATTAGCAAAAGTATCTATGTCATCAATTAATTATCGTGTTGATTTAGAAAGTGAATATACAAATCATTTATTTGCAAATCACCCTTCAGCAGTCATTGCTATGGAGCGTTACTATCAAAAGAAGGATAATCATTCCAAGAAAGCTGATGCATTTTGCTTTACCTTTATACCACTCAACGTAATCGATACATTTAAAGTAAATACTCAAAATGAAGAAGATATGAAAACATTTGTTGAGCAAACAATATACAATAATGCCTATCAATCTGATTTGAAAATGTCTATTACCAAAGCACCACACTTTAAAAACCAAAGTCACGTATTTGATGGAGATATGCATTGTTGGCTTATTATTGAAACACTATATGCTCAAACGCCATATCCGATTGTGATTAATAAATGGTACATCCCACAAGATATTTCTGAATTAACGCTAACACGAATCAGGCAATCAGATTATTAA
- a CDS encoding glycosyltransferase family 4 protein gives MKIIYCITKADNGGAQTHLIQLANHFCLHHDVYVIVGDRGPMIEQLDTRVKVIVVEHLVGPIDIRQDILAIKALTQLFSKIQPDVIHLHSSKAGTVGRIANLMSKSTGARVIFTAHGWAFTEGVKLVKKIIYLMIERLISRITDCIICVSKFDEKLAVKYRFNRLKLTTIHNGIADVPVVKQTFKNHNQDILIEVDRVVGNLTNPNIIQGEQPSQHQFVMIARFAYPKLQQNLIAAIAILKSKYRKHAHFTFIGDGPTLNDCKQQVSQAGLDNDVTFLGNVINASNLLSQYDTFILISKHEGLPISIIEAMATGLPVIASRVGGITELVTNNGICVKNNQPETIAKSLAKYLTDGDYGTLSNQSRKRYLECFTEAKMIKEVEEIYNGKSTQ, from the coding sequence TTGAAAATTATATATTGTATAACTAAAGCAGATAATGGTGGTGCACAAACACACCTCATACAACTTGCTAATCATTTTTGCTTACATCATGATGTTTATGTCATTGTAGGCGACCGTGGACCAATGATTGAACAGCTAGATACAAGAGTAAAGGTGATTGTTGTTGAACATTTAGTCGGTCCTATTGATATTAGGCAAGACATATTAGCGATTAAAGCATTAACACAACTATTCTCGAAGATTCAACCGGATGTCATTCATTTACATTCTTCAAAAGCTGGCACAGTAGGTCGTATTGCAAATCTTATGTCAAAGTCAACAGGTGCACGCGTAATATTTACAGCACATGGTTGGGCATTTACAGAAGGCGTTAAACTAGTTAAAAAAATAATATATTTGATGATTGAAAGATTAATATCACGTATTACAGATTGCATTATTTGCGTTTCAAAATTTGATGAAAAATTAGCTGTGAAATATCGATTTAATCGTTTGAAATTAACTACAATACATAATGGCATTGCCGACGTTCCAGTTGTAAAGCAGACATTCAAAAATCATAATCAAGATATATTAATAGAGGTAGACAGAGTAGTTGGAAATCTAACAAATCCAAATATTATTCAAGGTGAGCAGCCCTCACAGCATCAATTTGTCATGATTGCACGGTTTGCTTATCCAAAGTTACAACAGAATTTAATTGCAGCCATAGCGATTTTGAAATCAAAATACAGAAAACATGCACATTTCACATTTATAGGAGATGGACCGACATTAAATGATTGTAAGCAGCAAGTGTCGCAAGCTGGTTTAGATAATGATGTCACATTTTTAGGAAATGTCATTAACGCGAGCAACTTATTATCACAATATGACACGTTTATTTTAATAAGCAAGCACGAAGGATTGCCAATTAGCATTATTGAGGCTATGGCTACAGGGTTACCAGTTATTGCGAGTCGTGTGGGCGGTATTACTGAATTAGTAACGAATAATGGCATATGTGTCAAAAATAATCAACCAGAGACGATTGCTAAATCATTAGCGAAATATTTAACAGATGGTGATTATGGCACATTAAGTAACCAATCGAGAAAACGTTATTTAGAATGTTTTACTGAGGCGAAAATGATTAAAGAAGTGGAAGAGATTTATAATGGAAAATCAACACAATAG
- a CDS encoding lipopolysaccharide biosynthesis protein, whose amino-acid sequence MKSDSLKENIIYQGLYQLIRTLTPLITIPIISRAFGPTGVGIASFSFNIVQYFLMIASVGIQLYFNRIIAQSVDNKQQLSQQFWDIFISKLLLSVTVLFIYIATITLLIDDYYIIFLLQGIYIIGAALDISWFYAGTEKFKIPSLSNIVASGIVLGVVVIFVKDQSDLSLYVFTIAIVTVLNQIPLFIYLKRYIIFVSINWRQVWQIFRSSLAYLLPNGQLNLYTSISCVVLGILGTYQQVGIFSNAFNILTVAIIMINTFDLVMIPRITKMSTHPSHSLTKTLADNMNIQLMLTIPMVFGLIAIMPSFYLWFFGDAFASTVPLMTILAILVLIIPLNMLISRQYLLIVNKIRLYNASITIGAAINILLCLILIYLFGIYGAAIARLITEFILLIWRFIDITQINVKLNVLSAFQCTIAAVIMFIVLGIINQYLSPTIYATILLIVIGIVVYILLMMAMKNHYLWQLLKHLRHKTI is encoded by the coding sequence ATGAAGAGTGATTCACTAAAAGAAAATATTATTTATCAGGGACTCTATCAACTAATTAGAACACTAACACCATTGATTACTATTCCAATTATTTCACGTGCATTTGGACCTACTGGAGTAGGTATAGCATCATTCTCTTTCAATATCGTGCAATACTTTTTAATGATTGCAAGTGTTGGAATACAGTTATATTTTAATAGAATTATCGCGCAATCTGTGGATAACAAACAGCAGTTATCTCAGCAATTTTGGGACATATTTATTAGTAAATTACTCTTGTCAGTGACTGTATTGTTCATTTACATTGCAACCATTACTTTATTGATAGATGATTACTACATAATTTTTCTACTACAAGGGATTTATATTATAGGTGCCGCACTTGATATTTCATGGTTTTATGCAGGAACTGAAAAATTTAAAATCCCTAGTTTAAGTAATATTGTTGCTTCTGGAATTGTGTTAGGTGTTGTCGTTATTTTTGTTAAAGACCAATCGGATTTATCATTGTATGTATTTACTATTGCTATCGTCACAGTGTTAAACCAAATACCGTTATTTATCTACTTGAAACGATATATCATATTTGTTTCGATTAATTGGAGACAAGTTTGGCAAATATTTCGTTCATCATTAGCATATTTGCTACCGAATGGACAGCTCAATTTATATACAAGTATTTCGTGTGTTGTGCTAGGAATATTAGGTACGTACCAACAAGTAGGTATCTTTTCTAACGCATTTAATATTTTAACGGTCGCAATCATTATGATTAACACATTCGACCTTGTGATGATTCCGAGAATTACGAAAATGTCGACACATCCGTCACATAGTTTGACTAAAACTTTAGCAGATAATATGAATATCCAATTGATGTTAACAATTCCTATGGTCTTTGGTTTGATTGCAATCATGCCATCATTTTATTTATGGTTTTTTGGAGACGCTTTCGCATCAACTGTGCCATTAATGACCATTTTGGCGATACTCGTATTAATCATTCCCTTAAATATGTTAATTAGTAGGCAATATTTATTGATAGTGAATAAAATACGATTATATAATGCATCCATTACCATTGGTGCAGCCATAAATATATTATTATGTTTGATTCTAATATATTTATTTGGTATTTATGGGGCTGCAATTGCACGTTTAATTACAGAATTTATTTTACTCATTTGGCGTTTTATTGATATCACTCAAATCAACGTAAAGTTAAATGTGTTAAGTGCGTTTCAATGTACCATCGCAGCAGTCATTATGTTTATCGTACTTGGGATAATCAATCAGTACTTATCGCCAACTATTTATGCAACAATATTATTAATTGTGATAGGTATCGTGGTGTATATTTTATTAATGATGGCTATGAAAAATCATTACTTATGGCAATTACTGAAACATTTAAGACATAAGACTATTTGA
- a CDS encoding GDP-mannose 4,6-dehydratase — protein sequence MEDVERVLITGGAGFIGSHLVDFLQQDYDVYVLDNYRTGKRENIKNLAEDHVFELDIRDYNAVKQIMKTYQFEYVIHLAALVSVAESVEKPILSQEINVVATLRLLETIKTYNRNIKRFIFASSAAVYGDLPDLPKSDQSLILPLSPYAIDKYYGERTTLNYCSLYNIPTSVVKFFNVFGPRQDPKSQYSGVISKMFDSFEYDKPFTFFGDGLQTRDFVYVYDVVQSVRLIMEHKDAIGRGYNIGTGTFTNLLEVYRIIGELYGKSIEHDFKEARKGDIKHSYADITNLKALGFVPKYTVETGLKDYFNFEVDNIEEVKKKEVEMS from the coding sequence GTGGAAGATGTGGAAAGAGTTTTAATAACTGGTGGGGCTGGTTTTATAGGTTCTCATTTAGTAGATTTTTTACAACAAGACTATGATGTTTATGTTCTAGATAATTATAGAACGGGCAAACGAGAAAATATAAAAAACTTGGCCGAAGATCATGTCTTTGAACTTGATATTCGTGATTATAATGCAGTAAAGCAAATCATGAAAACATATCAATTTGAATATGTGATTCATTTAGCAGCTTTAGTAAGTGTTGCTGAGTCTGTTGAAAAGCCTATTTTATCTCAAGAAATTAATGTCGTTGCAACATTAAGATTATTAGAAACCATTAAAACATATAATCGTAATATTAAACGCTTTATCTTTGCATCATCAGCGGCTGTTTATGGTGATTTACCTGATTTACCTAAGAGTGATCAATCATTAATTTTACCGTTGTCGCCTTATGCAATTGATAAATATTATGGAGAGCGAACAACATTGAATTATTGTTCACTATATAACATTCCAACATCAGTTGTTAAATTTTTTAATGTATTTGGACCCAGACAAGATCCTAAATCTCAATATTCAGGTGTGATTTCAAAAATGTTCGATTCATTTGAGTATGATAAACCTTTTACGTTCTTTGGGGATGGCTTACAAACAAGAGATTTTGTATATGTATATGATGTTGTTCAATCAGTACGTTTAATTATGGAGCATAAAGATGCAATCGGACGTGGATACAATATTGGCACAGGGACATTCACAAATTTATTAGAAGTATATCGCATTATTGGTGAATTATATGGTAAATCTATCGAGCATGATTTTAAAGAAGCAAGAAAAGGAGATATTAAGCATTCTTATGCAGATATTACTAATTTAAAAGCATTAGGGTTTGTTCCTAAATACACAGTAGAAACTGGTTTAAAGGATTACTTTAATTTTGAGGTAGATAATATTGAAGAAGTTAAGAAAAAAGAAGTGGAAATGTCATAA
- a CDS encoding O-antigen ligase family protein, translating to MENQHNSKYLTLLLIGLSIFIQQSSVIAGVNVSIADFITLLILVYLLFFANHLLKANHFLPFFIILYTYRMIMTLILLFFDDLIFITVKEVLASTVKYAFVVIYFYLGMIIFKLGNSKKIIVTSYIISSVTIGLFCIIAGLNKSPILMKLLYFDDIRSKGLMNDPNYFAMTQIITLVLAYKYIHNYIFKFIACAILLWSLTTTGSKTAFIILIVLAIYFFIKKLFSRNAVSVISMLVIMLILLCFTFYNINYYLFQLSDLDALPSLDRMASIFEEGFASLNDSGSERSVVWINAISVIKYTLGFGVGLVDYVHIGSQINGILLVAHNTYLQIFAEWGILFGALFIIYLLYLLFELFRFNISGKNVTAIVVMLTMLIYFLTVSFNNSRYVAFILGIIVFIVQYEKMERDRNEE from the coding sequence ATGGAAAATCAACACAATAGTAAATATCTCACATTGTTACTTATCGGTTTATCGATATTCATTCAGCAATCTTCAGTTATTGCTGGTGTGAATGTATCTATAGCTGACTTTATTACATTACTCATATTAGTTTATTTACTTTTTTTCGCTAACCATTTATTAAAAGCAAATCATTTTTTACCGTTTTTCATTATTTTGTATACATATCGTATGATAATGACGCTAATTTTACTATTTTTTGATGATTTGATTTTTATTACGGTTAAAGAAGTACTAGCTTCTACAGTTAAATATGCCTTTGTAGTCATTTACTTCTATTTAGGTATGATTATTTTTAAATTAGGTAACAGTAAAAAAATAATCGTTACATCTTATATTATTAGTAGTGTCACAATCGGGTTGTTTTGCATAATTGCCGGTTTGAATAAGTCGCCAATACTCATGAAATTACTTTATTTTGATGATATTCGCTCGAAAGGGTTAATGAATGATCCTAACTATTTTGCGATGACACAAATTATTACATTAGTGCTCGCATACAAGTATATTCATAATTACATATTTAAGTTTATAGCGTGTGCCATTTTACTTTGGTCTTTAACAACTACTGGTTCTAAGACAGCATTTATTATTTTAATCGTTCTTGCGATTTATTTCTTTATTAAAAAGTTATTTAGCAGGAATGCAGTAAGTGTTATTAGTATGTTGGTTATTATGCTGATATTACTTTGTTTCACATTTTATAACATTAACTATTATTTATTCCAATTGAGTGATCTTGATGCGTTGCCGTCATTAGATCGAATGGCTTCTATTTTTGAAGAAGGATTTGCATCATTAAATGATAGCGGGTCTGAACGAAGTGTTGTATGGATCAATGCCATTTCAGTAATCAAATACACTTTAGGGTTCGGTGTAGGCTTAGTTGATTATGTACATATTGGATCACAAATTAATGGTATATTGCTTGTTGCACATAATACTTATTTACAAATTTTTGCTGAATGGGGCATTTTATTCGGAGCTTTATTTATCATTTATTTACTGTACTTACTATTTGAATTATTTAGATTTAACATTTCTGGTAAAAATGTAACAGCAATTGTTGTAATGTTGACTATGCTGATTTACTTCTTAACTGTATCGTTTAATAATTCGAGATATGTAGCTTTTATTTTAGGAATTATCGTCTTTATTGTTCAATATGAAAAAATGGAAAGGGATCGTAATGAAGAGTGA
- the deoD gene encoding purine-nucleoside phosphorylase translates to MKSTPHIKPMNDVEIAETVLLPGDPLRAKFIAETYLDNVEQFNTVRNMFGYTGTYKGKKVSVMGSGMGMPSIGIYSYELIHTFGCKKLIRVGSCGAMQENIDLYDVIIAQGASTDSNYVQQYQLPGHFAPIASYHLLEKAVEKARDKGVRHHVGNVLSSDIFYNADTTASERWMRMGILGVEMESAALYMNAIYAGVEALGVFTVSDHLIHATSTTPEERERAFTDMIEIALSLV, encoded by the coding sequence ATGAAATCAACACCACACATTAAACCGATGAATGACGTCGAAATTGCAGAAACGGTTCTATTGCCAGGAGACCCGTTACGAGCAAAATTCATTGCAGAAACATATTTGGACAATGTGGAACAGTTCAATACCGTGAGAAATATGTTTGGTTATACTGGAACATATAAAGGTAAAAAAGTTTCTGTTATGGGTTCTGGAATGGGAATGCCATCCATTGGAATATACTCTTATGAGTTAATTCATACATTTGGTTGTAAAAAATTAATACGTGTTGGTTCTTGTGGTGCTATGCAAGAAAATATTGATTTATACGATGTAATTATTGCGCAAGGTGCTTCTACTGACTCAAATTACGTGCAACAATATCAGTTGCCGGGACATTTTGCACCGATTGCTTCTTATCATTTATTAGAAAAAGCAGTTGAAAAAGCACGTGACAAAGGTGTGCGTCATCATGTAGGAAATGTGTTATCAAGCGATATTTTCTATAATGCGGATACAACTGCAAGTGAGCGCTGGATGCGTATGGGTATTTTAGGTGTAGAAATGGAATCAGCTGCATTATATATGAATGCGATTTATGCTGGCGTCGAAGCATTAGGTGTGTTTACAGTGAGTGACCATTTAATTCATGCTACATCAACAACACCTGAAGAAAGGGAACGTGCATTCACTGATATGATTGAAATTGCACTGTCATTGGTATAG
- a CDS encoding DUF4064 domain-containing protein, which produces MGKSTEIILIWMGVIIQIAYVAVISLFIYIFALFFGSFFGFLYLLKGNDIEDLLATPNSFMIFATCLIIFSVIPIIVLAFDLSKGRIIKGIILVVYAIIALLIYNFVSAILWFIAAILLFVRKESSAAKDTVVVQSRKGTSEQAIRYKLIYKSSSTKHGNGLIKSAHTDENKKIIDNKTIDIHLDANEILTKINTDSNQAQHTEDTRTELESKDMSEHPEFKNVATKNNEGSKQEAHTAGVESKSDSDDTEPPIEPKNHSSKKD; this is translated from the coding sequence ATGGGGAAAAGTACAGAAATAATATTAATATGGATGGGCGTAATCATTCAAATAGCATATGTAGCTGTTATATCTTTATTTATATATATATTTGCATTATTTTTTGGATCATTTTTTGGATTTTTATATTTGTTAAAAGGTAATGATATTGAAGATTTATTAGCAACACCAAATTCATTTATGATATTTGCCACATGCTTAATTATATTTTCAGTCATACCTATTATCGTATTGGCATTTGACTTATCTAAAGGAAGAATTATAAAAGGTATCATATTAGTTGTATATGCTATTATCGCTTTATTAATATACAACTTTGTATCTGCAATACTTTGGTTTATTGCAGCTATTTTACTTTTTGTTAGGAAAGAATCGTCAGCTGCTAAAGATACTGTTGTTGTTCAAAGTCGCAAAGGAACTTCCGAACAAGCAATACGTTATAAACTTATATACAAATCTTCTTCAACAAAACATGGTAATGGCTTAATCAAATCAGCACATACAGATGAAAATAAAAAAATAATTGATAACAAAACAATCGATATTCACCTTGATGCTAATGAAATATTGACAAAGATTAACACTGATTCAAATCAAGCACAACATACAGAGGACACCAGAACTGAATTGGAAAGTAAAGACATGAGTGAACATCCAGAGTTTAAAAATGTCGCGACTAAAAATAATGAAGGCTCAAAACAAGAAGCACACACAGCTGGTGTAGAATCTAAAAGTGATAGTGATGATACAGAACCTCCAATTGAGCCAAAAAATCATTCATCTAAAAAAGATTAA
- a CDS encoding sugar transferase, with the protein MKKLRKKKWKCHKGVNEDVHINKEYDYQRKLDALEEVHKAYFPIKRTIDLVLSIILLCLTFPIMVIFAVAIVIDSPGNPIYSQVRVGKMGKLIKIYKLRSMCKNAEKNGAQWADKDDDRITNVGKFIRKTRIDELPQLINVVKGEMSFIGPRPERPEFVELFSSEVRGFEQRCLVTPGLTGLAQIQGGYDLTPEEKLKYDMKYIHKCSMMMELYISVRTIMVVITGEGSR; encoded by the coding sequence TTGAAGAAGTTAAGAAAAAAGAAGTGGAAATGTCATAAAGGTGTTAATGAAGATGTACATATTAATAAAGAATATGATTATCAAAGAAAGTTAGATGCACTTGAAGAAGTACATAAAGCATATTTCCCAATCAAACGTACAATCGATTTAGTATTAAGTATTATTTTATTATGTTTAACATTTCCAATTATGGTTATTTTTGCAGTCGCGATTGTTATAGACTCTCCTGGAAATCCTATTTATAGTCAGGTACGAGTTGGGAAAATGGGTAAATTAATAAAAATTTATAAATTACGATCAATGTGCAAAAATGCAGAGAAAAATGGTGCACAGTGGGCTGATAAAGATGATGATCGTATAACAAATGTAGGCAAGTTCATTCGTAAAACACGAATTGATGAATTACCGCAATTAATCAATGTGGTTAAAGGCGAAATGAGTTTTATAGGCCCTCGCCCAGAACGTCCAGAATTTGTAGAATTATTTAGTTCAGAAGTTAGAGGGTTTGAGCAAAGATGTCTTGTTACACCAGGGTTAACAGGACTTGCACAAATTCAAGGTGGATATGACCTAACGCCAGAAGAAAAACTAAAATATGACATGAAATATATACATAAATGTAGCATGATGATGGAATTGTACATATCAGTTAGGACAATTATGGTTGTTATAACAGGGGAGGGCTCAAGGTAG
- a CDS encoding (S)-acetoin forming diacetyl reductase: MTNNKVALVTGGAQGIGFKIAERLVEDGFKVAVVDFNEEGAKEAALKLSSDGSKAIAIKADVSNRDDVFNAVRQTAAQFGDFHVMVNNAGLGPTTPIDTITEEQFKTVYGVNVAGVLWGIQAAHEQFKKFNHGGKIINATSQAGVEGNPGLSLYCSTKFAVRGLTQVAAQDLASEGITVNAFAPGIVQTPMMESIAVATAEEAGKPEEWGWEQFTSQIALGRVSQPEDVSNVVSFLAGKDSDYITGQTIIVDGGMRFR; encoded by the coding sequence ATGACAAATAACAAAGTAGCATTAGTAACTGGCGGAGCACAAGGGATTGGTTTTAAAATCGCTGAACGTTTAGTGGAAGATGGTTTTAAAGTAGCAGTTGTTGATTTCAATGAGGAAGGCGCAAAAGAAGCGGCACTTAAATTATCAAGTGATGGTTCAAAAGCTATTGCTATCAAAGCAGATGTATCGAATCGTGATGATGTCTTTAATGCGGTAAGACAAACTGCAGCACAATTTGGTGATTTCCATGTCATGGTTAACAACGCTGGTCTTGGACCAACAACACCGATTGATACCATTACTGAAGAACAATTTAAAACAGTTTACGGTGTTAACGTTGCAGGTGTGTTATGGGGTATTCAAGCAGCACATGAACAATTTAAAAAATTTAATCACGGCGGTAAAATTATCAATGCAACATCTCAAGCAGGTGTAGAAGGAAATCCTGGTTTATCATTATACTGTAGTACAAAATTTGCAGTACGTGGTTTAACTCAAGTAGCCGCACAAGATTTAGCTTCTGAAGGTATTACTGTAAATGCTTTCGCACCAGGTATTGTACAAACACCAATGATGGAAAGTATTGCGGTGGCTACTGCTGAAGAAGCAGGTAAACCTGAAGAATGGGGCTGGGAACAATTTACTAGTCAAATTGCTTTAGGAAGAGTTTCTCAGCCTGAAGATGTATCAAATGTAGTCAGCTTTTTAGCAGGAAAAGATTCTGATTATATTACTGGTCAAACAATTATTGTTGATGGCGGTATGAGATTCCGTTAA
- a CDS encoding LPXTG cell wall anchor domain-containing protein, which yields MKQNDKKVLPAAGESVTTSIVTLSVAALLLVSGLFLTFRRRSANK from the coding sequence ATGAAACAAAATGATAAGAAAGTATTACCAGCGGCAGGTGAAAGTGTAACGACAAGTATAGTTACTTTGAGTGTTGCTGCACTACTTTTAGTGTCTGGTTTATTCTTAACATTTAGACGTCGCTCAGCAAACAAATAA
- a CDS encoding superoxide dismutase: MAFKLPNLPYAYDALEPYIDQRTMEFHHDKHHNTYVTKLNATVEGTDLEHQSLADMIANLDKVPEAMRMSVRNNGGGHFNHSLFWEILSPNSEEKGGVIDDIKAQWGTLDEFKNEFANKATTLFGSGWTWLVVNDGKLEIVTTPNQDNPLTEGKTPILLFDVWEHAYYLKYQNKRPDYMSAFWNIVNWKKVDELYQAAK, translated from the coding sequence ATGGCATTTAAATTACCAAATTTACCATATGCATATGATGCATTGGAACCATATATAGATCAAAGAACAATGGAGTTTCATCACGATAAACATCACAATACTTATGTAACAAAATTAAACGCAACAGTGGAAGGAACAGACCTAGAGCATCAATCATTAGCTGATATGATTGCTAACTTAGACAAAGTACCGGAAGCGATGAGGATGTCAGTCCGTAATAATGGCGGTGGTCATTTCAACCATTCATTATTCTGGGAAATACTTTCACCTAATTCTGAAGAAAAAGGTGGGGTAATCGATGACATCAAAGCGCAGTGGGGCACTTTAGATGAATTTAAAAATGAATTTGCAAATAAGGCAACAACATTATTTGGATCAGGTTGGACATGGTTAGTAGTGAACGATGGAAAATTAGAAATCGTGACTACACCAAATCAAGACAATCCACTTACAGAAGGCAAAACACCTATTTTACTATTTGATGTTTGGGAACATGCCTACTATTTAAAATATCAAAATAAACGTCCAGACTATATGTCTGCATTTTGGAATATCGTTAACTGGAAAAAAGTTGATGAATTATACCAAGCAGCAAAATAA